The DNA region AACATGCTTTCCATTATTCCATTAATTATATTAAGAAAACAAAACTTTTAATGATATTAATTATATCCATGCATGAAGAGAGATATAATATCAGTTTATGATATGAAGGATGATCTTGAGGATATTATAGAGCTTTCAATAAAATTAAAAAAGGACAGGACAATAAAATTCTCTGAAAAAAAGATTCTTGCAATGATCTTTGAGAAGCCCAGCACCAGAACAAGGAACTCGCTTGAGGTTGCAATGGAGCAGCTCAACGGCCATGCAATATATTTAAACCCAAATGATATGCAGATCGGCCGTGGGGAGACCATAGCAGATACCGCCAGGGTTCTTTCAAGATTTGTTGATATAATATCCTACCGCGCATTTAACCATGATGATGTTGTTGAGCTTGCAAGGCATGCAACAGTTCCTGTATTGAACGCCCTTGATAATCTTGAGCATCCAATGCAGATCGTTGCAGATTTCATGACTGTTTACGAGAAAAAGCATAGGTTAAAAGGTCTTAAACTGGCATACATAGGCGACGGAAATAACATGGCAAACTCACTTCTGCTTGGTTCATCAATTCTTGGGGTTGATATATCAATAGCCTGCCCAAAGGGATTTGAGCCAAATAAGGAGATATTGAGGCAGGCCAGGGAGATATCACTTAAAACCGGAAATAAAATAGAGATCACGGATGATCCAAGGATAGCTGTTGAGGCTTCTGATATAATATACACGGACGTCTGGGTATCCATGGGTGAGGAGAATGAAAGGGCTAACAAGGAAAGGATATTCATGCCATACCAGGTAAATGAGGATCTAACAGAAAATGCGAACAGGGACTATATATTCATGCACTGCCTGCCGGCGCACCGTGGGCTTGAGGTAACTGCAGGCGTAATAGACGGCATACACAGCGTTGTTTTTGATGAGGCCGAGAACAGAATATATTCAGAAAAAGGAATAATATATAAATTATTATCCTAATCCCTTTTTGACTCTGATACTGAATAAGTAAATATTACTATGCCTAAGAAAAGCATTATGAATGATATTGTCTCATTGTTTTTAAAATCAAGGAAATCAACAGCTATTATTGTTATTGATGCGGGAATTCCAAAAAACATCCTGAAATGAGACATTGTCAGACATACATCATTGAGGCTTATAAACTTATCTATTCTTCCAGATATCTTTATTTTGATATTTTATAATATATTCTGGAATTTTAATTTTCACGCCAGCGTATTGCAAACCTGCCAAGAACTGTATAAAAAACTGTTTCTATGATTATAATATATATCATGTTTTTAAAAAGCGGTGCCAGATGAAAAACACCCTGAACAAGAACGGCCGCAGGCGTTGTTGGTGACAGCGATAAGAGATATAAAAATGGCCTTGGAACATAGTAGTACGGATAAAATGTCGGTGGCAGTATACTTGTTAATATCGATAGTATTCCTGTTATGCCCCAGATGTTCCTTAGATGATTTATTGAGCCTGCTATTATAAACGATATCGATGTCGTTGTCAGTATTAATGATATCATTATTAACAACATGTAAATTGAGTTATAAAGATTAAAAAGATGGTAATGCATGCCAAGTGCAATGTATAAAATTATCCCTGGAACGGAAAAAACAAGATAACTCAGTGTAAAGGCCATCATGTAATCAAATGGTTTTATATTGCTTGCAACGTACATGTCCTGAACCCTGAGCTGCAGCCTCATGAACGCTGCATCGCCTGCACTGGAGAGACCGACTGATCCAACAAAGGCTATTAATCCACCAACAATTGCGTATTTTACAAGTGTTCCATGACTAAGCACAAAGACCAGAAATAGCAGTGTCAATGGTGTTGCAAGTGATGCTATCAAATATGATGGACCGCGCTTTATTGCCTTTATTCCGTAGTACCATGCCATTAAAAGTATGAATCTAAGATTCAAGAGTTACACCCCTCATTATA from Picrophilus oshimae DSM 9789 includes:
- a CDS encoding ABC transporter permease, whose amino-acid sequence is MNLRFILLMAWYYGIKAIKRGPSYLIASLATPLTLLFLVFVLSHGTLVKYAIVGGLIAFVGSVGLSSAGDAAFMRLQLRVQDMYVASNIKPFDYMMAFTLSYLVFSVPGIILYIALGMHYHLFNLYNSIYMLLIMISLILTTTSISFIIAGSINHLRNIWGITGILSILTSILPPTFYPYYYVPRPFLYLLSLSPTTPAAVLVQGVFHLAPLFKNMIYIIIIETVFYTVLGRFAIRWREN
- the argF gene encoding ornithine carbamoyltransferase: MKRDIISVYDMKDDLEDIIELSIKLKKDRTIKFSEKKILAMIFEKPSTRTRNSLEVAMEQLNGHAIYLNPNDMQIGRGETIADTARVLSRFVDIISYRAFNHDDVVELARHATVPVLNALDNLEHPMQIVADFMTVYEKKHRLKGLKLAYIGDGNNMANSLLLGSSILGVDISIACPKGFEPNKEILRQAREISLKTGNKIEITDDPRIAVEASDIIYTDVWVSMGEENERANKERIFMPYQVNEDLTENANRDYIFMHCLPAHRGLEVTAGVIDGIHSVVFDEAENRIYSEKGIIYKLLS